The following coding sequences are from one Natrarchaeobius halalkaliphilus window:
- a CDS encoding ABC transporter substrate-binding protein, with translation MLAGGATVVGTSVAGCLGGDGNGDGNGGDDSGEQTQPDSEEPEKPDQITVRAWGGVWEESLAANVGEVFTDETDIDVVYDNTDGPVMRGDIRTAVQQDREPPITVVWDLNTTIHTSYRQGLAADLNPDIVPNIDQAQDMARPDIDGDLPYINLYPYTYALCYNEDVVEDLTGDSEPVSSWDELWDPMYEDMLGAYNDPPGGGLISVLAELSDTELGPADEMEPAWDLARDLEPNLGYLGTDQSLGQTLREGQVAYAMAYLPNNIVAAQDDGEPVDWIIPEEGATVRMDGMYTPRNQDESQLYWGQEFINTALREDVQQSWMEHLQVPMLNQNIEPLEWMQGDTAFPTTQEDFDQLLETDLDLFAEHSSGWFEEFSQITA, from the coding sequence ATGCTGGCCGGTGGGGCAACGGTCGTTGGAACGAGTGTCGCAGGCTGTCTGGGTGGCGATGGAAACGGCGACGGCAACGGCGGTGATGACTCGGGGGAACAGACACAACCCGACAGCGAAGAACCGGAGAAACCGGATCAAATAACCGTCCGGGCCTGGGGTGGTGTCTGGGAAGAGAGTCTGGCTGCGAACGTCGGTGAGGTGTTCACGGACGAAACGGACATCGACGTCGTATACGATAACACGGACGGTCCGGTGATGCGGGGTGACATCCGAACGGCGGTTCAGCAAGATCGAGAGCCGCCGATAACGGTCGTCTGGGACCTCAACACGACAATTCATACGTCCTACCGACAGGGTCTGGCCGCGGATCTCAACCCTGACATCGTACCGAACATCGATCAGGCCCAGGATATGGCAAGGCCGGACATCGACGGTGATCTCCCGTACATCAACCTGTATCCGTACACCTACGCCCTGTGTTACAACGAGGACGTCGTCGAGGACCTCACGGGCGACAGTGAACCCGTCAGCTCCTGGGACGAACTCTGGGATCCGATGTACGAGGACATGCTCGGAGCGTACAACGATCCGCCAGGTGGCGGGCTGATTTCGGTGCTTGCAGAACTCAGCGATACCGAACTGGGTCCCGCAGACGAGATGGAGCCGGCGTGGGACCTCGCTCGCGACCTCGAGCCGAACCTCGGGTACCTCGGAACCGATCAGTCGCTGGGACAGACGCTTCGAGAGGGCCAGGTCGCCTACGCGATGGCGTACCTACCCAATAATATCGTCGCCGCACAGGACGACGGTGAACCGGTGGACTGGATCATACCTGAGGAGGGTGCGACAGTCCGTATGGACGGGATGTACACGCCGCGAAACCAGGACGAGTCACAGCTCTACTGGGGACAAGAGTTCATCAACACGGCACTGCGAGAGGACGTCCAACAGAGTTGGATGGAGCACCTCCAGGTTCCGATGCTCAACCAGAACATCGAACCGCTCGAGTGGATGCAAGGCGATACGGCGTTCCCGACGACGCAGGAGGACTTCGACCAGCTTCTCGAGACCGATCTGGATCTCTTTGCCGAACACAGTTCAGGCTGGTTCGAGGAGTTCTCACAGATCACGGCCTAA
- a CDS encoding M20 family metallo-hydrolase, whose translation MQRRLDRLWEIGKTDRGGVTRLAYSEEENDAFEYVLEEISAIDSMAVEEDSIGNVFATTAPEASESLYLGSHLDSVFNGGRLDGTLGVVAALEAIEAVEASDEEPEIPPTLVLFRAEESARFGQAMIGSRGALGLLTTEDFSVVDQSNVPLWRAMQEAGFQPENLSEPTLDLNRIAGFLELHIEQGRVLDETSTNVGVVSSIRAPVRYRFEVLGDYDHSGATPMSMRRDAIAGAAEMITAVEEIGIEFDQDGDIVTTVGDITVSEGAINKVCGELSFPVDVRSNDRQFRDRIEERIVSSLEAIAEDRDLVLNTECINQTDPVELDEDMMEHLLETAESIGTSYRRLPSGGGHDAMNVQRLNIPTGMLFVPSVDGVSHNPAEETSEDAIEDAATVFARSIVDGVP comes from the coding sequence ATGCAACGTCGGCTAGATAGGCTCTGGGAGATCGGAAAGACCGACCGCGGCGGGGTAACACGCCTCGCGTACTCCGAAGAAGAAAACGACGCCTTCGAGTACGTTCTCGAGGAGATCTCTGCGATCGATTCGATGGCCGTCGAAGAGGACTCGATTGGAAACGTCTTCGCGACGACAGCACCAGAGGCCTCCGAATCGCTCTATCTCGGAAGTCATCTCGACTCCGTGTTCAACGGGGGACGGTTGGACGGGACGCTGGGCGTCGTCGCCGCCCTCGAGGCGATCGAGGCCGTCGAGGCCAGTGACGAAGAGCCGGAGATTCCGCCGACGCTCGTTCTTTTTCGCGCGGAAGAATCCGCACGGTTCGGTCAGGCGATGATCGGAAGCAGGGGCGCACTCGGCCTGTTGACGACGGAGGATTTTTCGGTCGTCGATCAGAGCAACGTTCCGCTGTGGCGTGCGATGCAAGAAGCCGGATTTCAGCCCGAAAACCTTTCGGAACCGACGCTCGATCTGAATCGGATCGCGGGCTTTCTCGAACTCCACATCGAGCAAGGTCGCGTCCTCGATGAAACGTCGACCAACGTCGGCGTCGTCTCGAGCATTCGAGCGCCAGTTCGGTATCGCTTCGAAGTGCTCGGAGATTACGATCACTCGGGTGCAACGCCGATGAGCATGCGTCGCGATGCGATCGCCGGGGCGGCGGAGATGATAACCGCCGTCGAAGAAATCGGGATCGAATTCGACCAAGACGGAGATATCGTCACGACGGTCGGGGATATCACGGTCTCAGAGGGCGCGATCAACAAGGTCTGCGGGGAGCTTTCGTTCCCGGTGGACGTTCGGAGCAACGACCGTCAGTTTCGCGACCGGATCGAAGAACGGATCGTCAGCAGCCTCGAAGCGATCGCTGAGGACCGAGATCTCGTACTGAACACCGAGTGTATCAACCAGACCGATCCAGTCGAACTCGACGAGGACATGATGGAACACCTCCTCGAGACCGCCGAGTCGATCGGAACGTCGTATCGTCGGCTCCCGAGTGGCGGCGGCCACGACGCGATGAACGTACAGCGGCTAAACATCCCGACTGGAATGCTCTTCGTCCCGAGCGTCGACGGGGTCAGTCACAATCCTGCGGAGGAAACGAGCGAAGACGCGATCGAGGACGCCGCAACCGTTTTCGCACGGTCGATCGTCGACGGCGTTCCCTGA
- a CDS encoding ABC transporter substrate-binding protein has translation MLAGGATVVGTSIAGCLGGDGNGNGNGGDDSGEQTQPDSEEPEKPDQITVRAWGGIWQDSLESNVGEVFTDETGIDVVYDNTDGPVMRGDIRTAIQQDREPPITVVWDLNTITHTSYRQELAAPLDPEVVTNTDQMSDSARPDVDGDLPYVNLYSYTYALCYNEDVLEDLTGDREPVDSWDELWDSQYEDMLGAYNDPPGDGLIPVLAELSDTEPGPADEMEPAWDLARELEPNIGYLGTDQSLGQVLQEEQIAYAMAYLPNNIVAPKDDGVPVDWTIPEEGALVRMDSMYTPRNLDESQQYWGQRFINTALEEDVQQNWMEELQVPMLHQNIDPLEWMDDDPAFPTSQEEFDQLLTTDLDVYAEHSSGWFEEFSQITA, from the coding sequence ATGTTGGCCGGTGGGGCAACGGTCGTTGGAACGAGTATCGCGGGTTGTCTGGGTGGCGACGGAAACGGTAACGGTAACGGCGGTGATGACTCGGGGGAACAGACGCAACCCGACAGCGAAGAACCGGAGAAACCGGATCAAATAACCGTCCGCGCCTGGGGTGGGATCTGGCAGGACAGCCTCGAATCGAACGTCGGAGAGGTATTCACGGACGAAACGGGCATCGACGTCGTCTACGACAACACGGATGGTCCGGTCATGCGTGGGGATATCCGAACGGCGATTCAACAGGATCGTGAACCACCGATCACCGTCGTCTGGGATCTGAATACGATAACTCATACGTCCTACCGTCAGGAGTTAGCTGCGCCCCTCGACCCTGAGGTCGTCACGAACACCGATCAGATGAGCGATTCGGCACGACCCGACGTCGACGGGGATCTGCCGTACGTCAACCTCTACTCGTACACCTACGCGCTGTGTTACAACGAGGACGTACTGGAGGATCTCACGGGTGACAGAGAGCCCGTGGACTCCTGGGACGAGCTCTGGGACTCACAGTACGAGGACATGCTGGGTGCGTACAACGACCCACCTGGTGATGGACTCATTCCGGTACTCGCGGAACTTTCCGACACCGAACCCGGTCCTGCCGACGAGATGGAGCCGGCGTGGGATCTCGCTCGTGAGCTCGAACCCAATATCGGGTATCTCGGAACTGACCAATCCCTGGGACAGGTACTCCAGGAAGAACAGATCGCCTACGCAATGGCGTACTTGCCGAACAATATCGTGGCTCCAAAGGACGATGGGGTACCGGTCGATTGGACCATCCCCGAGGAAGGAGCGCTGGTTCGAATGGACAGCATGTACACGCCACGCAACCTGGACGAATCGCAACAGTACTGGGGACAACGATTCATCAACACGGCTCTGGAAGAAGACGTACAGCAAAACTGGATGGAAGAACTGCAGGTGCCTATGCTGCACCAGAACATCGATCCGCTCGAGTGGATGGATGACGATCCGGCGTTCCCGACGTCACAAGAAGAGTTCGACCAGCTTCTCACCACCGACCTGGACGTCTACGCTGAACACAGTTCCGGCTGGTTCGAGGAGTTTTCACAGATCACGGCCTAA
- the hutU gene encoding urocanate hydratase has translation MAENQQTADFDRGTPSEQWREYQGAPTGTDLECEGWRQEAALRMLNNNLDPEVGEDPENLVVYGGSGRAARSWDAYDAILGELRDLDDDETLLVQSGKPVGRFRTHEMAPRVLIANSNLVGKWDDWEHFHELEAEGKIMYGQMTAGSWAYIGTQGIIQGTFETLAELARQNFDGDLSGTITVTAGLGGMGGAQPLAVTMNEGVCIAAEVDETRIDRRIETGYCMEKTDDIDEAIERAEEAAAANEPYSVGVHVNAADLLEGLLEREFVPDVITDQTSAHDALEGYYPSGYAVEEADDLREEDPETYRAKSLETMERHVDGILELQERGAIAFEYGNNIRGQVQDAFDRDDAFDFPGFVPAYIRPQFCRGKGPFRWAALSGDPEDIYRTDEAVLELFPEKEHLSRWIDLAQEQVQFQGLPSRVCWLGYSTDGHDDGLTERARFALRINELVSEGEIAAPVVVTRDHLDAGSVASPFRETEDMRDGTDAVADWPILNALVNCAAGADIVSVHDGGGVGIGNSLHANNHVVLDGTELAAKKARRVFTTDPGMGVIRHADAGYEDAVDEAQQSNVAVPMRDDR, from the coding sequence ATGGCCGAGAACCAACAAACGGCGGATTTCGATCGCGGCACGCCGAGCGAGCAGTGGCGGGAGTATCAGGGTGCGCCGACCGGCACCGACCTCGAGTGTGAGGGTTGGCGCCAGGAGGCGGCGCTCCGGATGCTCAACAACAACCTCGATCCGGAGGTCGGTGAGGATCCCGAAAACCTCGTCGTTTACGGCGGTTCCGGACGGGCTGCTCGAAGCTGGGACGCCTACGATGCGATCCTCGGGGAGCTTCGAGATCTCGACGACGACGAGACGCTGCTCGTTCAGTCGGGCAAGCCGGTCGGCCGATTCCGGACCCACGAGATGGCACCGCGCGTTCTCATCGCGAACTCGAACCTCGTCGGGAAGTGGGACGACTGGGAGCACTTCCACGAACTCGAGGCCGAGGGAAAGATCATGTACGGCCAGATGACGGCCGGCTCGTGGGCGTACATCGGGACTCAGGGAATCATCCAGGGAACCTTCGAGACGCTCGCGGAACTGGCTCGCCAGAACTTCGACGGCGATCTCTCGGGAACGATCACCGTCACCGCCGGCCTCGGCGGAATGGGCGGGGCACAGCCGCTTGCGGTCACGATGAACGAGGGCGTCTGCATCGCGGCCGAGGTCGACGAGACCCGGATCGATCGCCGCATCGAGACGGGCTACTGTATGGAAAAGACCGACGACATCGACGAGGCCATCGAACGCGCCGAGGAGGCCGCGGCGGCGAACGAACCCTACAGCGTCGGCGTTCACGTCAACGCAGCCGATTTGCTCGAGGGACTGCTCGAGCGGGAGTTCGTTCCGGACGTGATCACCGACCAGACCAGCGCCCACGACGCTCTGGAGGGGTACTACCCGTCGGGATACGCGGTCGAGGAAGCCGACGACCTCCGCGAGGAAGACCCCGAGACGTACAGGGCGAAGAGCCTGGAGACGATGGAGCGCCACGTCGACGGCATCCTCGAGCTTCAAGAACGAGGCGCGATCGCATTCGAGTACGGGAACAACATCCGTGGACAGGTCCAGGACGCGTTCGATCGGGACGACGCGTTCGATTTCCCCGGATTCGTTCCGGCGTACATCCGTCCGCAGTTCTGTCGCGGCAAGGGTCCGTTCCGCTGGGCCGCGCTATCGGGCGATCCGGAGGATATCTACCGAACTGACGAGGCCGTCCTCGAGTTGTTCCCGGAGAAAGAACACCTCAGCCGCTGGATCGATCTCGCCCAGGAGCAAGTACAGTTCCAGGGCCTGCCGAGTCGGGTCTGCTGGCTCGGCTACAGCACCGACGGCCACGACGACGGCCTCACCGAACGTGCCAGATTCGCCCTTCGGATCAACGAACTCGTCTCCGAGGGCGAGATCGCCGCGCCGGTCGTCGTCACGCGCGACCACCTCGACGCGGGAAGCGTCGCGAGCCCGTTCCGTGAAACCGAGGACATGCGCGACGGCACGGACGCCGTTGCCGACTGGCCGATCCTGAATGCGCTGGTCAACTGTGCCGCCGGTGCCGACATCGTTAGCGTCCACGACGGTGGCGGCGTCGGAATCGGGAACTCGCTGCACGCGAACAATCACGTCGTCCTCGACGGCACGGAACTCGCCGCGAAGAAGGCCCGTCGCGTGTTCACCACGGATCCGGGAATGGGCGTCATCAGACACGCCGACGCGGGGTACGAGGATGCCGTAGACGAAGCCCAGCAGTCGAACGTCGCCGTTCCGATGCGTGACGACCGATGA
- a CDS encoding helix-turn-helix domain-containing protein, whose translation MTLYEATFRVAHESAYAELTEGRDLRLDMWCNDHCDMIRASGTDHDVLIDRLEAHVGIRDMYREDERLLLITNDCLRSHQEPLIEAYLSEHGCLLWPPQQYEHGQLLVRVLALTESSLSELYQQLVDDFPVTVESKLRRTHDVLDNIVDQSHSVTAGLTNRQTEALIAAHEYGFYEIPRDNTSEEIATHLDLSRRTFEEHLRRAEGKIVSEVLSEID comes from the coding sequence ATGACACTGTACGAAGCGACGTTTCGAGTCGCCCACGAGAGTGCATACGCCGAACTCACCGAGGGACGAGATCTTCGCCTCGACATGTGGTGTAACGACCACTGTGACATGATCCGAGCGTCGGGAACCGACCACGACGTGTTGATCGATCGTCTCGAGGCACACGTTGGAATCAGGGACATGTACCGGGAAGACGAACGGCTGCTGCTCATTACGAACGACTGTCTGCGATCACACCAGGAGCCCCTGATCGAAGCCTACCTGAGCGAACACGGCTGTTTACTGTGGCCGCCACAGCAATACGAGCACGGACAGCTGCTCGTTCGAGTGCTCGCGCTGACCGAGAGTAGTCTCTCCGAACTCTATCAACAGCTCGTCGACGACTTTCCGGTCACCGTCGAATCGAAGCTTCGACGGACCCACGACGTCCTCGATAACATCGTCGATCAGTCACACTCGGTGACCGCCGGATTGACGAACCGACAGACGGAAGCGCTCATCGCCGCCCACGAATACGGATTCTACGAGATTCCGCGGGACAATACGTCCGAAGAGATCGCAACACACCTCGACCTCAGTCGGAGAACGTTCGAAGAGCACCTTCGACGAGCCGAAGGAAAAATCGTCAGTGAAGTCCTCTCGGAAATCGATTGA